agtaaatttttttttttactataataaattttagattaaattagttatatctccgatgccacgattgagcttgctttgttgtctcgatcgagagaatatgtacacacggagttttgagaaccatacttctgtcaaaaaaaaacaactaaggttgattttataacattctttatatttgtagccaacgtaagatagtaattatgatatctgcattactcttctgatcaagcatgagcatggtttatattaaataaatattgcagttaaaggtgaatttttacgtcaaatttgaattgtattatctggatagtaaagtctatgtttaacagtgattgcaaaaacagtttaaacaaaatttgtcgtttctcttaagcttactctatgctttaaaactataagtgtaatatatgtttacaaagaacagctgattaaaaatttgaaaagacgttaacatatgtttgctgcaatgcatttcttatgggtatttctgtaaccagtggggcggaatcctgaatcgggaaagggatgggcatagcttataaaccttctccgtggaaaaatacatatacgtacaaattttcatcatgatcggtccaatagttcacgattccataaaggacaaacatacaaacattcatttttatatatatagatgataaAGTAAGTACACTTAGGGTATAGATATGTTTCTAGAAAGAGGCAAAGAGCAGGAGCAAGGtacatacacaaacaaaaatattaatatagttttaatttttttttgggcccctatgacaagaagctgagaaattgcacttgaTCCTTAAAGGAACTTTCCACTACTTCTGGAGTGGGAAGATATTCTGGACGGGTAGGGTCCAGGGGTAGGGGCTGCTTTATGTAGAGATCTATGAAGAGGGATTTGAGCCCCCCCAGTATTGTTATTTACAGTTTAACGCCACTCTTCGCACGCCACTAATAATagccattaactttcctataacaccagaagtaaaaaaaatatgtttctttgagttcaaagctaatttttattatagctaaattatataaggtaaaagcaaaaaaagtataaaacagggcattttacttaaaattagtgcatttatagatacaaaaagaactatttacataactatttatttcaaataaattttaattccactgtaaaatgtaattaaacttttcagtttaattacactTTGCAAAAAACAAGATACGTAGTAGACGAGCACTCGTaacaaccgagaaagcagtaatacacgccacggatatgtttggttatggctttGAAGGAGACACAGAACTGGTACTAACAAGCAAgtggtcggagttagacaaagtGCGCTCCCCTTCCCTGCCACAGAGTGAAGGCCGTTTATAAGTACTTCCTTGGCAACCGGTTACCGAGCATTTCGAAGGTCTTTGTGAACTAAAAAattctccaagagacataatctagaatatcatataactgtatttggcgttttggtctaCGTATACCATTCTAATATGTCTGTCTAcagcgtgggaagggttaattgaAGGATCAAAtagaaataatagaaataaattaacatataatatttgcTATAACTACCTTTGTgactatatatacaaatatatatatatatatatatataatttattacaagagCGCAGCCCAACTACTCAGAAAAGAGCATGCACTCCTCAATCAACCAGAAGAAGGAAGATAAATATGTTTAGTGTCTCTCTACAAGTAGTAAAAGCTGCTGAAAGATCAAATGCCCTTGGACCCCAAAAAACCTGCAAACTTAGAGACGAAAATGAAGTTAAGCAACGCCCCACCACTAAACTCAAAGCTGAGGAGAAACGGTGAAGACTATTAGGACTTCTTCCTGAAACTCATTGCGTTTTACCTGGAACACATGACAAAACACTATGgctacaaacaaaaataaaataaaaaagtgcacACCCAACCCAAATCccacaacatatttttttagatcAGCAACCCCAATCCAAAGAAAGACACAAAATACAACTCTAGAATGCAGTATGGCCCCACTAAAACTCAATTATCTAGAAGCCCAAACACCTGACAGAAAATCACTACTGAAAATTGCACACCAAAACATCAACTGGCTATCCAACAAAATTGACAGACTGGTACACTTCCTTCAAGACAAAAAACCCGGACTTCATCATAATAACGGAGCATGGCCTGTCTAATGAAAATCtcctaaatatacttttaaggCTATACTTTTATCGGAGGATTCTCTAGGAAACACCATGTCAAGGGTGGAGTGGTTGGCTAGTGGTGGAGTGGTTGGcagtaaaataatttggaaaagtatgtGTCACGCATAAGCACAAGTGGAGAGGAAACAGAATTGACCTGTGAAACTGCTATCTTTGAACTGAAGCTGAGCAGGCAAACACTTATAGTGCTGGGAGTCTACAGGCCACCAAGCGGAAACCTAGAACAAGCTATAGACATCCTCTCAGATCAACTTGACAGAGCACTTGGTGctggtaaacaaataataataattggtgatATCAACGTGGACAATTTAGTTGACAGCAgtgagaaaacaaaaatagaggAATTCCTAATACCTTTCAACATCACAAGACTGAACCTACCGCCCACACGAGTCACCAGAGAGACAGCAAAAGCAATAGACTTGATATGTACAAACATTGATCCTCAACAAATACAGACATCAGTTATAGTATCAGGGCTATCAGACCACACAGCACAACTAGCCACAGTAATCACCAAAAAACCTGCCAGaaacaacattaaagaaaaaaaaaacgaattttcaacaaaaaagcAATAGACCTACTCAAAATACAACTACAGGTACAAAACTGGGAAAGTTGGATTCTAACTCATGATGCAGATAAAGCCTACAACAAATTCCATAACATAATTCAGTCCATACTAAACTATGTATGCCCACTAAAAACGTCAAGAGCCATACAACCAAAGAAAACTCAGTGCTGGGATCAAGAATGTACTAAACTTAAGGATGAGTACATAAAAGCCCTGGAAATGGAGCAGACTACAGGACTAGCAGAAGACAAAGTTAGAACAGCTGCAAAGAAAAAGGAATATGACCAACAACAAAATGCTAAGGAAATAAAATGCTACAGACCACATCAACAgagcagaaaataaatcaaaagcactCTGGCGTACAATAAACTGTGAAAAAAGTTAAATGCAGTCCAGACAAACCACTTCACTTACAAATTAACGATTAAATAGTAGACGACCCAATGGAAGTTTCAAACTATCTGAATGACTTTTTCTCAACAATAGCTGAAAGGACAATTCAAAATAGtaataacacaagaaataatatGTTACCAGACTCATCAACAACAAATCAAATCTTCCAGCTCAGACCAGCCACGCAGGACGAAGTCCAAACAGCCGTTGACTCCCTAAAACCGAAAAACTCAGCCGGAATTGATGAAATACCAGCCAAAgtgataaaatcttgtaaatattaaatgttgttaCCCTTGACAGACTTAATAAAAAAGTCATTCTCACAAGGAGTTTTCCCAGACAAactgaaaattgcaaaagtttaCCCAAAATACAAAACTGGACCAACCACTGAAAGAAATAGCTACAGGCCAATCTCCCTGATCTCAACATTCTCGAAAATCATTGAAAAGGCAATACTTAACAAACTCCTACTCTACCTTgaacaacacaacctcctcaatAAACAGCAACATGGATTCCTGAAAGGCAGATCTACCACCACAGCCATAATTCAgctaacaaaacatattttagatcAACTAGAAGAAGGTTGCACTGCTACTAGCCTGTTTCTCGACTTTAGTAAGGCTTTCGACTGCCTGAACCATGATCTCTTACTCTTCAAGCTAAGGAACCTGGGTGTGAGAGGGAGAGCAGAACAATGGTTTGCCAGTTACCTtagtaaaagaaaacaacttgtggaaataaattatgtaaaaaaacaacacaaaatacaaGGCCCATTCCAGAACTGATGATGTACAAAGGGGTATACCACAAGGATTCGGTACTGGGACCAGTCCTATTTCTGCTTCTCACAAATGACATGCCAGGATGGATAACAGAAAATGGACACACCCttatgtacgcagacgacactgTCCTAACGTTTACAGACAGAACACTTGAAATGCTAGAAGATAAAACAAACTTACAATTCCAGAGAACCAAACAATACTGCTCCACCAGCGATctagttttaaatgaaagtaaaacagTGCTGATGACCTTCACCACCAGACCCAATAACACAACCATATCACTACCTGGACTACTTACACAAAACAGCACAAAATACTTAGGCATCATAATCGACTCAAAGCTCTCCTGGAAACCTCACGTAGACCAACTCTGCAAGAAGCTGTGCTCAGGCCTCTATGTCATCCGCAGAATCAAGCAAGTATGTAACCCGGACTCAGCCAGAGTTGCCTACTTTGCCCTTTTCAAGTCACACCTAAGCTACGACATTGCAACATGGGGAGGAGCATAAAAAACAACCTAGAAAGGGTGCTTCTAAAGCAGAAAAGAGCGATTAGATGCCTAGCAGATCTTAACTATTGGGACAGTTGCAGAGAACCTTTTAAAGAGCTGAAAATTCTAACAGCAGTTTCACTTTACATCAGGGAAACAATTATGGACACTATTTCAACAATGCAGCCGAGACATAGAGATCTTCAGCAGTATAACTTCTTCAGCAAACTTCTCACTTCCCCAACACCACCTGAGTCTGTCGGAACAAAAACCCACCTACAAAGATGCCCTCTTCTTCAATAACCTGCCAGAGCACCTAAGGAGGGAACATCCAAAGCGCCTCAAGAAACAGCTGACAGCATGGCTTCTGGATCGACCGTTCTACTCGGAGGGGTAATTCCTGAATACCTCATTCAACGTATAAATAATTGATACTGAACCTTATATAATAATGACGCATGGctgttctctatgaatatgtcaaataaagagttgtctattgtctattatatctcattaatttatactgtttaaaagtctatcaatGGGATTTTATTAATGTGaggttgttttatttaaagttcctttcaaataatatgttttatattattatagtcgcacatttacattactttttgtgGATTGAGAAGAAGAATGCCACttattaaaatttgtgaataACTCATatgttgtgttgtttttaatttagtaaaattaataacaaaaatcttCATCCACAAATTAtcttcaaagtttaaatttagaatgttgtttaaacttattttatccttgtatttgtggtGTATCAGATAATTTTGCATTacataaaaaaccattaaaaagaAGGGAGGAAAAAACATATCCAGTTACTACTGTATACTTTTCACATaggtattttttcatttttatcatcTATATAAATCGTCTACTCTCTTAAGTGTtgatacaaatgtaaaatttttgttatataagcACAAgcccatttaatattttaaaactcagtgAATGATCTGCTATAGCTATTCtgctatttttattgaaaaagttctCAGCAACactgattttgtatttttattttcaacaggaagtacaaaaataacattcaacaaTTCAAAGTAGAGCTGTGTCAACATTGATGTGTCTTCATGATGAAGCGAGGAGAAACAATTGAAGTAATTTCAGTACAAGATAAAGTTGATAAATCaagaaacaaaagtaataaaacagcCAATGTTCAAGAAGTTTCACACCCCAATGAAATTCCACAGTtgaaaaacagtaatattatgaTAAACAGCGGTGACGACTGTTGCATTGTAAGCAATAACATTGAGGACCATTATGATCCCTTCAGTAACAATAGTGGGGATGACGTAAGAGAGAACTCACACCTGAGCAATATTGTGGGTCCATTTGCTGATGACAGACCAATCTGTGAGTGTGACACCATCAAACAGCTGATGGCTAGGACTGAGACCCGGTATCTGCTCAGCCTTCTTCCTGACATGGCGGAGATGAATCCACATCAGAAGTTGGTGTTCAAAGAGAAAGTTTTACAGATAATTGATAATGTATTAACTAATGTAAGTTGAATATGTTTTACCTTTGTAACTACCATCTATTTTGTGgctaatattaaaagtatttcactgttattttgtcatttattaacAATTAAGATTAAGGGAGAATAAAAGGGGAGGGAGCCCCCCTCCCCTGaaatacaaatgaataaaaaaactatttgccTCTTACGgagattgatatatatatatatatatatatatatatatatgtatgttttacacaatttttgaCTCATAACTTTTGTACATTATTTGGTATTGGCATAGCTCACTcgaataaataatgaacattaaGAAAAAAgtctcaaaataattttaaaacgtcttTTAAAGACCCAttcttaaaaactttttgtgGGGAGTACTCCCCAACTCTTCCCACCTGGGGGGTATTTCAGACCATCCAGTTATTGGCTCccctaaaaataatttcattatccACAACGGATTAAAATTAATGGATCTACCATATCAAtggaaattgtaatttaaaaattgtatcactGTGACCAAAAGATTGTATGAGattattattacacacacacacacatatatgtgtattctgtgtgtacatatatatgtgtataacacatatacatatataaccacttatacatatatatatgtatatatatatatatatatatatatatatatattatagtagaCCCCTGATTATCCAACTTACTGTGGCAGGCTGGATAATGTGAAAACTGGAAAATCTGAAAGTTAAATAACCATACTCTCTATCTTGAGTTGGTACATGTTAGAACCATTTTAATGGAAAGGAGTTGTCACTTTTGCTACAGCGTGAATGGCACCAATGCCAAAGAGAACCACTTAGTGTTTTACCACTGTAACATTTGCAGTTGTTACAGTTCGtgattgtatttatgtatgttataCTTCACTCTTGTGCAATATTGCTGTTCATAGAGGTAAGGCAGGAATCCTATAAGAGCACATGTTTATAAGATGGTCAATCAAATATCAACAAGTCATTTAAACTTTATAGATGAAGTGAGTTGCGTAGTGTATTCTTATCTATGTTGGGTGTAGATGTCAAGAGAAGTGGAGGGGAGGGCTGTGTGGCTCACCAGACTAGACAGGCTATAAGTTATCTGTTGAGCAAcacattattatcaaatttttgtccCGGAAGGG
The Homalodisca vitripennis isolate AUS2020 chromosome 1, UT_GWSS_2.1, whole genome shotgun sequence DNA segment above includes these coding regions:
- the LOC124362539 gene encoding uncharacterized protein LOC124362539, encoding MMKRGETIEVISVQDKVDKSRNKSNKTANVQEVSHPNEIPQLKNSNIMINSGDDCCIVSNNIEDHYDPFSNNSGDDVRENSHLSNIVGPFADDRPICECDTIKQLMARTETRYLLSLLPDMAEMNPHQKLVFKEKVLQIIDNVLTNVS